A single Lolium perenne isolate Kyuss_39 chromosome 6, Kyuss_2.0, whole genome shotgun sequence DNA region contains:
- the LOC127321389 gene encoding auxin response factor 6 — MNLSPSAGGGGGGLPDQPASPEVSEEHKCLNSELWHACAGPLVSLPAVGSRVLYFPQGHSEQVSASTNKEMESQIPNYPNLPPQLICQLHNATMHADAETDEVYAQMTLQPLSPQELKDPFLPAELGCASKQPTNYFCKTLTASDTSTHGGFSVPRRAAEKVFPPLDFTQQPPVQELVAKDLHGNEWKFRHIFRGQPKRHLLTTGWSVFISAKRLVAGDSVLFIWNDNNQLLLGIRRANRPQTVMPSSVLSSDSMHIGLLAAAAHAASTNSRFTTFYNPRASPTEFVIPLAKYVKAVYHTRISVGMRFRMLFETEESSVRRYMGTITGISDLDPVRWQNSHWRSVKVGWDESTAGERQPRVSLWEIEPLTTYPMYSSPFPMRLKRPWPTGLPSLYGTNDDFGANPGFQSFNFGGLGASPWMQPRVDTSLLGLQPDMYQAISAAGFQNMTKQVSPTLLQFQQPQNIAGRSALLSSQILQQVQPQYQQMHHQHMNDSAIQGHNQSEYLQQQLQRCQSFNGQNPLPPQQQQQQESHQQHQSSQCVQTPQHQQMQEQKHSSDFHSGPNALSVFSQFSCNTQSPPSTLQPVSEFSPQQNFQDTNISSISPSDISSMQDTLRPFPSEAGSNLQGVPRATPSPVSDPWSSKRIAVESVIPSRSHANSSHLEQFDSAPSSIPQSSSLAPLPGRECLVDQDGSSDHQNHLLFGVNIDSQSLLMEGGIPSMQDDNGCNASLQDENGSSTIPYSTCNFLSPSQSDFPLNEALTSSGCLDESEYVPFSENSDNVNRPPATFVKVYKSGAFGRLLDITRFSSYHELRSEVGCLFGLESQLEDPVRSGWQLVFVDREDDVLLVGDDPWQEFVNSVSCIKILSPQEVQQMGKQGIELLSSAPARRLGNSCDNYGSRPESRKLGTVEF; from the exons ATGAACCTCTCGCCGTCggccggtggtggcggcggcggccttccggatCAGCCGGCGTCGCCTGAAG TGTCAGAAGAACACAAGTGCCTAAATTCAGAGCTGTGGCATGCTTGCGCCGGACCGCTTGTTTCGTTGCCTGCGGTTGGTAGTCGGGTGCTGTATTTTCCTCAAGGTCATAGTGAGCAG GTGTCTGCATCAACAAATAAGGAGATGGAGTCCCAGATCCCCAACTATCCTAACCTGCCTCCGCAGCTTATATGCCAACTGCATAATGCGACCATGCAC GCTGATGCAGAGACAGATGAGGTCTATGCACAGATGACGCTACAGCCACTCAGCCCG CAAGAACTGAAGGACCCATTTCTACCTGCTGAATTGGGCTGTGCAAGCAAACAGCCAACAAATTATTTTTGCAAAACGTTAACTGCAAGCGACACAAGTACACATGGTGGATTCTCTGTTCCCCGCCGAGCAGCGGAGAAGGTGTTTCCTCCATTG GATTTCACTCAGCAGCCTCCAGTACAGGAGTTGGTGGCTAAAGATCTTCATGGCAATGAGTGGAAATTTCGCCATATTTTTCGAG GTCAACCAAAGCGGCATCTTCTAACGACAGGTTGGAGCGTCTTTATAAGTGCGAAGAGACTGGTCGCTGGAGACTCTGTTCTCTTTATTTG GAATGACAACAATCAGCTGCTTCTAGGAATTCGTCGAGCAAATAGGCCACAAACTGTCATGCCATCATCAGTATTGTCTAGTGACAGCATGCATATTGGTCTTCTCGCTGCAGCTGCTCATGCTGCATCTACAAATAGCCGCTTCACTACTTTCTATAATCCAAG AGCAAGCCCTACGGAGTTTGTTATACCATTGGCTAAATATGTAAAAGCAGTTTACCATACTCGCATATCTGTGGGCATGCGTTTCCGAATGCTTTTTGAGACAGAAGAATCCAGTGTTAGGCG ATACATGGGAACAATTACAGGAATAAGCGACCTTGATCCTGTTCGTTGGCAAAACTCACACTGGCGTTCTGTAAAG GTTGGATGGGATGAGTCAACTGCTGGAGAGAGGCAACCAAGGGTGTCTCTCTGGGAGATTGAGCCTCTGACAACTTACCCAATGTATTCATCTCCTTTTCCTATGCGACTGAAGCGTCCGTGGCCAACAGGATTGCCTTCCTTATATGGTACAAATGACGATTTTGGTGCAAACCCAGGTTTCCAATCATTCAACTTTGGTGGACTTGGTGCAAGTCCTTGGATGCAGCCAAGGGTGGATACTTCCCTACTTGGCCTGCAACCTGACATGTACCAAGCAATATCAGCAGCAGGTTTTCAGAACATGACGAAGCAAGTATCGCCGACATTATTGCAGTTCCAGCAGCCTCAGAACATTGCTGGTAGATCTGCTCTTCTATCTAGTCAGATTCTGCAACAAGTACAGCCTCAGTATCAGCAGATGCACCACCAACACATGAATGATAGTGCAATCCAAGGCCATAATCAGTCTGAGTACCTCCAGCAACAGCTTCAGCGCTGCCAATCATTTAATGGGCAGAATCCTCTGccgccgcagcagcagcagcagcaagaatCACACCAGCAGCATCAGTCATCACAGTGTGTGCAAACACCACAGCATCAACAAATGCAAGAACAGAAGCACTCGTCTGACTTTCATTCGGGACCAAATGCATTGTCGGTCTTCTCTCAGTTTTCCTGTAACACTCAATCTCCTCCTTCCACATTGCAGCCAGTTTCAGAATTCTCACCGCAGCAAAACTTTCAGGACACAAATATAAGCTCTATTTCTCCATCGGATATCTCGTCCATGCAGGACACGTTGAGACCATTTCCTTCAGAAGCCGGTTCGAACCTCCAAGGTGTGCCAAGAGCCACCCCTTCACCTGTCTCTGACCCATGGTCATCTAAGCGGATTGCGGTGGAGTCTGTGATCCCTTCCCGGTCTCATGCCAATTCATCGCACCTTGAACAGTTCGATTCAGCCCCTTCTAGTATACCACAAAGCTCTTCATTAGCACCATTGCCTGGAAGAGAGTGTTTGGTGGATCAAGATGGGAGTTCTGATCATCAAAATCACCTCTTGTTTGGTGTTAATATAGACTCTCAGTCACTTTTGATGGAAGGTGGCATTCCAAGCATGCAGGATGACAATGGTTGCAATGCAAGCCTTCAGGATGAAAATGGTTCAAGCACGATTCCATATTCTACCTGCAATTTCCTGAGCCCTTCTCAAAGTGATTTTCCCTTGAATGAAGCATTAACTAGTTCGGGCTGCTTAGATGAATCAGAATATGTGCCATTTTCGGAAAATTCTGATAACGTAAATCGACCGCCTGCTACTTTCGTGAAG GTTTACAAATCTGGAGCCTTTGGAAGGTTGCTTGACATCACTAGATTTAGCAGCTATCATGAACTTCGTAGTGAGGTAGGGTGCCTATTTGGCCTTGAGAGCCAGTTGGAGGACCCTGTGAGATCAGGCTGGCAGCTTGTATTTGTTGACAGAGAGGATGATGTCCTTCTAGTTGGTGATGACCCGTGGCA GGAATTTGTGAACAGCGTATCGTGCATAAAGATACTCTCTCCGCAGGAGGTACAGCAGATGGGGAAGCAGGGCATCGAGCTCTTGAGTTCGGCTCCTGCTAGGAGGCTCGGCAACAGTTGCGATAACTACGGTAGCAGGCCAGAATCGAGAAAGCTGGGCACTGTCGAGTTCTGA